A window of the Brassica napus cultivar Da-Ae chromosome A2, Da-Ae, whole genome shotgun sequence genome harbors these coding sequences:
- the LOC106434019 gene encoding DNA replication licensing factor MCM6-like: protein MRNRQNDSNEDDQQQFTREELDEIQNTPDYFNKLVGSMAPTVFCHQDIKRAILLMLVGGVHKTTHEGINLRGDINVCIVGDPSCAKSQFLKYTAGIVPRSVYTSGKSSSAVGLTATVAKEAETGEFCIEYNFNLPPAILSRFDLVYVMIDGPDEVTDYHIAHHIVRVHQKHEAALFPEFTTVQLKRYIAYAKTLKPKLSPEARKLLVDSYVDLRSAYTTPGTRVAYRMTVRQLEALIRLSEAIARSHLETLVKPSHVLLAVTLLKTSVISVESGDVDLSEYQDANVDNIDNTDDIENTGNRDEEQHNGAAEPASATADKGEAPPNLVISEEEYDKITHALVIRLRQHEETVSKESKQHHSLFNSPY from the exons ATGAGGAACCGCCAAAACGATTCCAACGAAGATGATCAGCAGCAGTTCACG AGAGAAGAGCTAGATGAAATTCAGAACACTCCTGATTACTTCAATAAGTTAGTTGGAAGCATGGCGCCAACCGTTTTTTGTCATCAAGACATCAAGCGTGCAATTCTACTTATGCTCGTAGGCGGTGTACACAAAACCACTCATGAAGGCATCAACCTTAGAGGAGACATTAATGTTTGTATAGTTGGGGATCCCAGCTGTGCCAAATCCCAATTCCTAAA GTATACAGCAGGCATAGTGCCAAGATCTGTCTACACATCTGGGAAGTCCTCTTCTGCTGTTGGGTTGACTGCAACTGTTGCTAAAGAAGCAGAAACTGGTGAATTCTGCATTGAG TACAACTTTAACCTTCCACCTGCCATTCTCTCGAGGTTTGATCTTGTGTACGTTATGATTGACGGCCCTGATGAGGTGACGGATTACCACATTGCCCATCATATCGTGCGAGTTCACCAGAAGCATGAAGCAGCGCTTTTTCCTGAATTCACTACCGTACAACTCAAGCGCTACATTGCATATGCAAAAACCTTAAAGCCAAAG CTAAGCCCAGAAGCAAGGAAGCTACTGGTCGATTCTTATGTTGATTTACGTAGTGCCTATACAACCCCTGGCACAAGAGTTGCGTATAGGATGACAGTTAGGCAGCTGGAGGCACTGATTAGGCTCTCAGAAGCCATTGCTAGGAGTCACTTGGAAACTCTG GTAAAACCAAGTCATGTTCTTTTGGCTGTCACACTATTGAAGACTTCTGTCATTAG TGTTGAGTCAGGTGATGTTGACCTCTCTGAGTATCAAGATGCCAACGTTGACAACATTGACAACACAGATGATATCGAAAATACTGGTAATCGAGATGAAGAGCAACACAATGGTGCAGCTGAGCCAGCTTCTGCAACTGCAG ATAAAGGAGAAGCACCTCCAAATCTGGTGATTAGCGAGGAAGAATATGATAAAATCACCCACGCCTTAGTTATTCGACTTAGACAACACGAAGAAACTGTTAGCAAAGAGAGTAAGCAACATCACTCACTCTTCAATTCTCCATACTAA